One Rhizobiales bacterium GAS188 DNA window includes the following coding sequences:
- a CDS encoding hemolysin D: MASLGQSFRADRDREFLPAALEILETPPSPARRALLLTLCAFAVMALAWSFLGSIDIHAVAQGKIEPQGRVKVIEPLEAGKIHKLHVENGSHVASGDPLVELDPLDARADEAAAAQAVAAGLAEFARRKAALKAADVEDAKVVAYPAIQWDELVPSVLRNREEAALKADLTQLANALVNLDMQVAERTATRDRLKASTAVDTRLVATSQERVGMREELIRRNAGSKANLIDALQDLERAQATLTTDQGQLIEAEATITTLQSQKAKAIGDFVADNTNKLNEAANKTEVDTQTLAKARARAARTLLVSPVDGVVQKLAVTTVGQVVTTGQALMTIVPGNGSLQIEAFVANTDIGFVKLGQETVVKIDSFPFTRYGTIKGRVVGIATDAVDEAEARMMQANATSLANSANSTASSGNAGQAFVFPVIIAIDQRSFQIGDQGVPLSAGMSVTVELKTDSQRIIDYLLTPLARVVSSALHER, translated from the coding sequence ATGGCGAGCCTTGGCCAGAGCTTCCGGGCGGATCGCGATCGGGAGTTCCTACCCGCCGCCCTCGAGATCCTCGAGACGCCGCCCTCTCCGGCGAGGCGCGCGCTGCTGCTCACGCTCTGCGCCTTCGCCGTCATGGCGCTCGCTTGGTCGTTCCTCGGCTCGATCGACATCCATGCGGTGGCCCAGGGCAAGATCGAGCCGCAGGGCCGCGTCAAGGTCATCGAGCCCTTGGAAGCGGGCAAGATCCACAAACTCCATGTCGAGAACGGGTCGCATGTGGCGAGCGGAGATCCGCTTGTCGAGCTCGACCCCCTCGATGCCCGCGCCGACGAGGCGGCGGCTGCGCAAGCCGTGGCGGCCGGCCTCGCCGAGTTCGCGCGGCGAAAGGCGGCGCTCAAGGCCGCCGATGTCGAGGATGCGAAAGTCGTTGCCTATCCTGCGATCCAATGGGACGAGCTGGTGCCTAGCGTACTGCGCAATCGGGAGGAGGCGGCGCTCAAAGCCGACCTCACCCAGCTCGCCAATGCGCTCGTGAACCTCGACATGCAGGTCGCCGAGCGAACTGCAACCCGCGACCGCCTGAAGGCGAGCACCGCCGTAGATACAAGGCTTGTCGCGACTTCGCAGGAGCGTGTCGGCATGCGTGAGGAGCTGATCAGGCGCAATGCCGGGTCCAAGGCGAATCTCATCGACGCGCTTCAGGACCTCGAAAGAGCGCAGGCGACGCTGACGACCGATCAAGGTCAGCTGATCGAGGCCGAGGCGACGATCACGACGCTCCAAAGCCAGAAGGCCAAGGCGATCGGCGATTTCGTGGCCGACAACACGAACAAACTAAACGAGGCCGCCAACAAGACGGAGGTCGACACGCAAACCCTCGCCAAAGCGCGGGCGCGCGCCGCCCGCACGCTTCTCGTCTCGCCTGTTGATGGTGTCGTGCAAAAGCTCGCCGTCACCACGGTCGGTCAGGTGGTCACGACGGGACAGGCCTTGATGACCATCGTCCCCGGCAACGGCTCCCTGCAAATCGAAGCCTTCGTCGCCAACACCGATATCGGCTTCGTGAAGCTCGGCCAGGAGACCGTGGTCAAGATCGATTCCTTTCCGTTCACGCGATACGGCACCATCAAGGGCAGGGTCGTCGGCATCGCCACCGATGCGGTCGACGAAGCCGAAGCGCGCATGATGCAGGCCAACGCGACGAGCCTCGCCAACAGCGCCAATTCCACGGCCTCGAGCGGCAATGCCGGCCAGGCCTTCGTGTTCCCGGTCATCATCGCCATCGATCAGCGCAGCTTCCAGATCGGCGACCAGGGCGTGCCGCTTTCGGCCGGGATGAGCGTCACGGTCGAGCTCAAGACAGACAGTCAACGCATCATCGACTACCTGCTGACGCCGCTGGCGCGCGTCGTCTCATCCGCCCTGCATGAGCGGTGA
- a CDS encoding ATP-binding cassette, subfamily B, HlyB/CyaB: MNDMTQARPATPAEPDTGLIGLAIVAGHYHIAVDPFQIRHELGLGERPTDAEDLIRAAHLVGLKARRLSRVSPARLAKVPLPALIGAKDGSFAVVAVGREQGLLRLVDPVQRTIREMPAADIVSWSAGEVVLLTRRLGGTGVDPNIFSFTWFLPSIWRYRKALADVLVASFFVQLFGLITPLFFQLVVDKVLAHKGHSTLVVLAIGLVVLGLFEGILQYLRTYMLSHTTNRIDVELGRRLFRHLFRLPLSYFETRAAGQTVARVRELETIRNFLTGQGLTSCLDLVFTLVFIAVLFLYSVQLTLVVLASIPVYALIATLIRPSLRVRIKEKFNRGAQSQQLLVESIIGVQTLKAASVEPLMQLQWEDRLAAYVRTSFDATMLGTLGQNLIRCVSKIVTALIIYLGAEAVIGAQMTVGELIAFNMIAGQVVQPILRLSQLWQDFQQVQISVERLGDILNAPMEQVPRQLQSLPPIKGAIELRNITFRYKAGAPDVLRDLSLSIKPGEVVGIVGPSGSGKSTITKLIQRLYMPEDGQVLFDGIDIAQLDPSWLRRQIGVVLPENLLLNRSIHDNIALSDPAMPRSRVMAVAELAGAHEFIATLPQGYDSMIEERGANLSGGQRQRIAIARALATNPRILILDEATSALDYESERIIQDNMKQIVHGRTVIVIAHRLAAVRPCDRIIAVQRGRIVEEGSHAELLQRPDGLYAHLWALQTDQARP; encoded by the coding sequence ATGAACGACATGACGCAGGCTCGGCCGGCGACACCGGCTGAGCCTGATACCGGACTGATCGGGCTCGCCATCGTGGCGGGCCACTATCACATCGCCGTCGATCCGTTCCAAATCCGCCACGAACTTGGGCTCGGTGAACGCCCTACCGACGCCGAGGATCTCATTCGTGCCGCCCATCTGGTCGGGCTTAAGGCGCGCCGGCTTTCGCGCGTGTCCCCGGCGCGGCTCGCCAAAGTCCCCTTGCCGGCCCTGATCGGTGCCAAGGACGGTTCCTTCGCGGTCGTCGCAGTCGGCCGCGAGCAAGGCCTGTTGCGTCTGGTGGATCCGGTTCAGCGCACGATACGCGAGATGCCGGCAGCCGATATCGTCAGCTGGTCGGCCGGCGAGGTGGTCTTGCTCACGCGCCGCCTCGGAGGCACGGGGGTAGACCCCAATATTTTCAGCTTCACCTGGTTTCTGCCCTCGATCTGGCGCTACCGCAAGGCGCTCGCCGATGTCCTCGTCGCCTCCTTCTTCGTGCAGTTGTTCGGCCTTATCACGCCGCTCTTCTTCCAGCTCGTGGTCGACAAGGTCCTCGCCCATAAGGGCCATTCGACCCTCGTCGTGCTGGCTATCGGCCTCGTGGTGCTGGGGCTGTTCGAAGGGATCTTGCAATATCTGCGCACCTATATGCTGTCCCACACGACGAACCGCATCGATGTCGAGCTCGGGCGGCGGCTCTTCCGCCATCTATTCCGGCTGCCGCTTTCCTATTTCGAGACGAGGGCTGCGGGCCAGACGGTGGCACGCGTGCGCGAGCTCGAGACGATCCGCAATTTTCTCACCGGACAGGGGCTCACCTCCTGCCTCGACCTCGTCTTCACGCTCGTCTTCATCGCGGTGCTGTTCCTCTATTCCGTACAGCTGACACTCGTGGTCCTGGCGTCGATCCCGGTCTATGCGCTGATCGCGACGCTGATCCGTCCATCGCTGCGCGTGCGGATCAAGGAAAAGTTCAACCGCGGTGCGCAGAGCCAGCAGCTCCTGGTCGAGTCGATCATCGGCGTGCAGACGCTGAAGGCCGCAAGTGTCGAGCCGTTGATGCAGCTCCAATGGGAGGACCGGCTCGCGGCCTATGTGCGCACCTCTTTCGATGCCACGATGCTCGGCACGCTCGGTCAGAACCTGATCCGCTGCGTCAGCAAGATCGTCACCGCCCTGATCATCTATCTCGGGGCCGAGGCGGTCATCGGGGCGCAGATGACGGTTGGCGAATTGATCGCCTTCAACATGATCGCCGGGCAGGTGGTGCAGCCGATCCTGCGCCTGTCGCAGCTCTGGCAGGACTTTCAGCAGGTGCAGATCTCGGTGGAGAGGCTCGGCGACATCCTCAATGCGCCGATGGAGCAAGTGCCGCGCCAGCTGCAATCGCTGCCGCCGATCAAGGGTGCGATCGAATTGCGCAATATCACCTTCCGCTACAAGGCGGGGGCGCCGGATGTCCTCAGAGATCTGTCCTTGTCGATCAAGCCCGGCGAGGTGGTCGGCATCGTCGGCCCCTCGGGCTCCGGAAAATCGACCATCACCAAGCTCATCCAGCGGCTCTATATGCCGGAGGATGGCCAGGTCCTGTTCGACGGCATCGATATCGCCCAGCTCGATCCGAGCTGGCTGCGGCGGCAGATCGGTGTGGTGCTCCCGGAAAACCTGCTGCTCAACCGCTCGATCCACGACAATATCGCACTCTCCGATCCCGCAATGCCCCGTAGTCGCGTCATGGCGGTCGCCGAGCTCGCCGGCGCGCATGAGTTCATCGCTACGCTGCCGCAAGGCTACGACTCGATGATCGAGGAGCGGGGCGCCAATCTTTCGGGCGGCCAGAGGCAGCGGATCGCGATTGCGCGCGCGCTCGCCACCAATCCGCGCATCCTGATCCTCGACGAGGCGACGAGCGCGCTCGACTATGAGAGCGAGCGCATCATCCAGGACAATATGAAGCAGATCGTGCACGGCCGGACCGTGATCGTGATCGCGCATCGCCTGGCTGCCGTGCGTCCCTGCGACCGGATCATCGCGGTCCAGCGCGGCCGGATCGTCGAGGAGGGAAGCCACGCCGAGTTGCTGCAGCGCCCGGACGGCCTCTACGCGCATCTATGGGCCTTGCAGACCGATCAGGCGCGCCCTTGA